Proteins encoded in a region of the Paenibacillus thermoaerophilus genome:
- a CDS encoding NAD(P)/FAD-dependent oxidoreductase: MAQDIIIVGGGPSGLMAAIAASAGGARTLLLDKGNRLGRKLGISGGGRCNVTNAKPIDEIIKNIPGNGRFLHSALARFGNREIIDFFEGLGIRLKEEDRGRMFPVSDKAKTVVEALVNQVRKQRVEIRVDCAVDRVLYGDSGVRGVQLKNGETLTASCVIVATGGKSVPHTGSTGDGYAWAEAAGHTITELYPTEVPLVSREPFIRSRELQGLSLRDIALSVWNAKGKRVVEHEGDMIFTHFGLSGPAVLRCSQFVVKQLMAGEKEVTLTIDLRPGKSEDAVYAETWDMIQDEPRKAIKNVLKGYASEKWIPLLLNRAGLKEDLTFDNVPKQGWRELARLFKAFPVKVHGSLSIEEAFVTGGGVHLKEIDPRTMESKLMPGLYFCGEILDIHGYTGGYNITAAFSTGHCAGRSAAERVRELR; this comes from the coding sequence TTGGCACAGGATATCATTATCGTCGGAGGAGGCCCGTCCGGGCTGATGGCCGCGATCGCCGCCAGCGCAGGCGGGGCGCGGACGCTGCTGCTGGACAAGGGCAACCGCCTCGGACGCAAGCTCGGCATCTCGGGCGGAGGGCGATGCAACGTCACTAACGCCAAGCCGATCGACGAGATCATCAAAAACATCCCCGGCAACGGGCGTTTTTTGCACAGCGCGCTTGCCCGGTTCGGCAACCGGGAGATCATTGACTTTTTCGAAGGGCTCGGCATCCGGTTGAAGGAAGAAGACCGGGGGCGGATGTTCCCCGTATCCGACAAAGCGAAAACGGTCGTGGAAGCGCTCGTCAACCAGGTGCGCAAGCAGCGTGTCGAAATCCGGGTGGACTGCGCGGTGGACCGGGTGCTGTACGGAGATAGCGGCGTTCGGGGCGTTCAGCTGAAGAACGGGGAAACGCTGACGGCTTCCTGCGTGATCGTGGCGACGGGAGGCAAATCGGTGCCGCATACCGGTTCGACGGGAGACGGCTACGCCTGGGCGGAAGCCGCCGGCCATACGATCACGGAGCTGTATCCGACGGAGGTCCCCCTCGTGTCCCGCGAACCGTTTATTCGCAGCCGCGAGCTGCAGGGACTGTCCCTGCGCGACATTGCGCTCAGCGTGTGGAACGCCAAAGGCAAACGGGTCGTCGAGCACGAAGGGGATATGATCTTTACGCATTTCGGTTTGTCCGGGCCGGCGGTATTGCGCTGCAGCCAGTTCGTCGTCAAGCAGCTTATGGCCGGGGAGAAAGAAGTGACGCTGACGATCGACCTGCGCCCCGGCAAGTCCGAAGACGCGGTTTACGCGGAGACGTGGGACATGATTCAAGACGAGCCGCGCAAGGCGATTAAAAACGTGCTGAAAGGTTATGCGAGCGAAAAATGGATTCCGCTGCTGCTGAACCGGGCCGGGCTGAAAGAAGATCTGACGTTCGACAACGTGCCGAAGCAAGGCTGGAGGGAGTTGGCCCGCCTGTTCAAAGCGTTTCCCGTGAAGGTTCATGGATCGCTTTCCATCGAGGAGGCGTTCGTGACGGGGGGCGGCGTTCATCTGAAAGAGATCGATCCCCGGACGATGGAATCGAAGCTGATGCCGGGGTTGTACTTCTGCGGGGAAATCCTCGATATTCACGGTTATACCGGAGGCTATAACATCACGGCGGCTTTCTCGACGGGACACTGTGCCGGGAGAAGCGCGGCCGAGCGGGTGCGCGAGCTTCGTTGA